In Candidatus Neomarinimicrobiota bacterium, a single window of DNA contains:
- the obgE gene encoding GTPase ObgE produces the protein MFVDYAKIRVTAGHGGNGCVSFRREKYIPKGGPDGGNGGRGGHIIFRANSQFHTLQDVRYRKHYRAANGRDGSGGRKTGKGGEDVIVPVPVGTVFRGKGKDAVLADLVETGGQFIAAHGGKGGKGNAEFTTPTRQAPRYAESGENGEELIYEVELKVLADVALVGLPNAGKSTLLSRLSSARPKIADYPFTTLQPHLGIVKYGDFRSLVMADIPGLIEGASKGKGLGFRFLKHIERTSALAILIESTEENLGSVCASLAKELESYSEKLIALPTVVVLTKVDLLQDKNRLPAMVNDYETVAISSISGFGLKQLVEKLSSFIDEKQ, from the coding sequence ATGTTTGTGGATTATGCAAAAATAAGAGTTACGGCGGGCCACGGAGGAAACGGATGTGTCTCCTTTCGCCGGGAAAAGTACATCCCGAAAGGTGGTCCCGATGGCGGTAATGGTGGGCGAGGTGGACATATCATATTCAGGGCGAATTCACAGTTCCATACCCTTCAGGACGTTCGATACAGAAAGCATTATCGGGCAGCCAACGGCCGTGACGGCTCTGGCGGAAGGAAAACCGGGAAGGGTGGTGAGGACGTGATCGTCCCTGTGCCGGTGGGAACCGTCTTCCGGGGGAAAGGGAAAGACGCTGTCCTCGCCGACCTCGTGGAAACCGGCGGCCAATTCATCGCGGCACACGGTGGAAAAGGGGGAAAGGGGAACGCTGAATTCACCACCCCAACACGCCAGGCTCCCCGCTATGCAGAGTCCGGTGAAAATGGGGAAGAATTGATATATGAAGTTGAGCTAAAAGTTTTGGCCGACGTGGCGCTCGTAGGGCTACCCAACGCGGGCAAATCAACCCTCCTGTCAAGACTGTCATCAGCCAGGCCCAAAATCGCCGATTACCCGTTCACGACTCTGCAACCACACCTGGGAATCGTCAAGTACGGTGATTTTCGATCGCTTGTCATGGCGGATATTCCCGGTCTGATCGAGGGTGCGAGTAAGGGAAAAGGACTCGGTTTTCGTTTTCTCAAGCATATAGAACGAACCTCGGCTCTTGCCATTCTCATTGAGTCGACGGAGGAGAATCTCGGTTCGGTATGCGCCAGCTTGGCGAAGGAACTGGAATCTTACAGTGAGAAACTCATTGCTTTGCCGACGGTTGTCGTTCTCACCAAAGTCGATTTGCTTCAGGACAAGAATCGGTTACCCGCTATGGTGAATGATTATGAAACCGTGGCCATCTCCAGCATCTCCGGTTTTGGATTGAAACAACTTGTCGAAAAGCTATCCTCGTTCATCGATGAAAAACAGTGA
- the icd gene encoding isocitrate dehydrogenase (NADP(+)), with product MGNDRDMEVSEGGEHIVLQNDRLIVPDSPVIPFIEGDGIGPDVWNAAVRVLDSAVKKSYTGKRRIIWKEVQAGSRSYEAAGQWLPEETVETIREFFVAIKGPLTTPVGGGIRSLNVALRQLLDLYACVRPVRWLKGVPSPVRHPERMDVVIFRENTEDVYAGIEWQGGSEDASRLIEFVNTNFQKNIRAESGIGIKPMSPFGSKRLVRKALEYATDRNRKSVTIVHKGNIMKFTEGAFKDWGYEEAIERFRDRIITEAELWDETWAENGVTPVTKPGAFARLRNGNPPGNPGGRIVVKDRIADSMFQQILTRTDEYDVICAPNLNGDYLSDAAAAQVGGLGMAPGGNIGDHVAVFEATHGTAPKYAGQDKVNPGSLILSGVMMLEYLGWQEAADAVVRAMEQTILQKTVTYDLERQMEGATKVSTSKFADDVIGNM from the coding sequence ATGGGAAACGATAGGGATATGGAGGTTTCTGAAGGTGGAGAGCACATCGTTCTGCAAAACGACAGACTGATCGTTCCGGATAGTCCAGTCATTCCCTTTATTGAAGGTGACGGCATAGGCCCGGACGTCTGGAACGCAGCCGTGCGCGTATTGGATTCGGCCGTGAAAAAATCGTACACGGGCAAGCGCAGAATCATTTGGAAGGAAGTCCAGGCAGGAAGCAGGTCGTACGAGGCGGCCGGCCAATGGCTGCCCGAGGAGACCGTTGAAACCATCCGCGAATTCTTTGTCGCAATTAAAGGTCCTCTTACCACGCCCGTGGGGGGAGGGATCCGTAGTTTGAATGTTGCTTTAAGGCAACTCCTGGACCTTTACGCATGCGTCCGCCCGGTGCGCTGGTTGAAAGGAGTACCATCTCCGGTGAGGCATCCCGAAAGGATGGATGTGGTGATCTTCCGGGAGAACACGGAAGATGTGTACGCGGGCATTGAGTGGCAGGGGGGCAGTGAGGACGCCAGCAGGCTAATCGAGTTCGTCAATACCAATTTCCAAAAGAACATCCGGGCGGAATCGGGCATCGGGATCAAACCCATGAGTCCTTTCGGCTCAAAGCGTCTCGTGAGGAAAGCCCTGGAGTACGCCACCGACCGAAACCGCAAATCGGTCACGATCGTCCACAAGGGAAACATCATGAAGTTTACGGAGGGGGCCTTTAAGGATTGGGGTTACGAAGAGGCAATCGAGCGATTCCGTGACAGGATCATCACGGAGGCAGAATTATGGGATGAGACCTGGGCGGAGAATGGGGTTACGCCCGTCACCAAACCCGGAGCTTTTGCCCGGTTGCGAAACGGAAACCCCCCTGGGAATCCCGGTGGAAGAATCGTGGTAAAAGATCGTATTGCCGATTCCATGTTTCAACAGATTCTCACGAGGACGGATGAGTACGACGTCATATGTGCGCCAAATCTAAATGGTGACTACCTTTCCGATGCCGCCGCTGCCCAGGTGGGGGGTCTGGGAATGGCTCCCGGAGGCAATATTGGAGACCATGTGGCCGTGTTCGAGGCGACTCACGGGACTGCCCCAAAGTATGCCGGTCAGGATAAGGTGAACCCCGGTTCTCTTATTCTGTCGGGTGTCATGATGCTGGAATATCTTGGGTGGCAGGAGGCGGCAGATGCGGTGGTTCGGGCCATGGAGCAGACCATCTTGCAGAAGACCGTGACCTATGATCTTGAGCGTCAGATGGAGGGCGCCACCAAGGTTTCAACATCGAAATTCGCCGACGACGTTATCGGAAATATGTGA
- a CDS encoding FmdB family zinc ribbon protein, translating to MPTYDYRCDACGHKFEFLQSITEAPLTECPVCGGAVRRLIGAGAGLIFKGSGFYVTDYRKDSSKGEEKSSSKPEREEKKSDGKKTSTDGDKGD from the coding sequence ATGCCCACCTATGATTATCGATGTGACGCATGCGGACACAAGTTCGAATTTCTGCAAAGTATAACTGAAGCGCCTCTGACAGAATGCCCGGTATGTGGCGGAGCAGTCCGTCGTCTCATAGGCGCCGGAGCAGGTCTTATCTTCAAAGGATCGGGGTTCTACGTTACTGATTACCGGAAGGATTCATCGAAGGGAGAAGAAAAATCAAGTTCAAAACCTGAGCGAGAAGAGAAGAAGTCAGACGGTAAGAAGACATCAACCGACGGGGATAAGGGTGATTGA
- the coaD gene encoding pantetheine-phosphate adenylyltransferase — protein sequence MKSVRKAIYPGSFDPITKGHIDIIDRVTKLFDHLVITIATNRDKEPLFDLEQRKNMIEECTRNYSNLEVTSTGGLVVEYAKSIGACALIRGLRFVSDIEFEFQMAWMNRRLSEEIVTVFLMTDAKYTHLNSTIIREVSELGGDVHELVPPGVALSLREKFSGKR from the coding sequence ATGAAATCCGTGAGAAAAGCCATTTATCCGGGCTCTTTCGATCCCATTACGAAAGGGCATATTGATATCATAGACCGGGTGACGAAACTCTTTGACCATCTAGTAATTACCATTGCCACTAACCGGGACAAGGAGCCTCTATTCGATCTGGAGCAACGTAAGAACATGATCGAAGAATGCACGCGGAATTACTCAAACCTGGAGGTAACCTCCACCGGAGGTCTTGTTGTGGAGTACGCAAAAAGTATCGGGGCATGCGCGCTGATTCGCGGACTGCGGTTTGTGAGCGATATTGAGTTTGAGTTTCAGATGGCCTGGATGAATCGACGTCTGAGCGAGGAAATTGTCACCGTCTTTCTCATGACTGATGCCAAATATACTCATCTCAATTCCACAATCATTCGCGAGGTCTCAGAGCTTGGAGGAGACGTTCATGAACTTGTTCCACCAGGTGTCGCGCTCAGTCTGAGAGAAAAATTCTCCGGAAAGAGATAG
- a CDS encoding RsmD family RNA methyltransferase yields MIALLIQAGVFKGLRIQTGDVRHLRPTTSRIRESIFNMVPNVSEAKVLDLYAGCGTLGFEALSRGASSVMFVDHDRRAIEIIELNGKLFRGHDVEVARMDSFEYLSRSDENFDLIFADPPYGEVNLPVLKTSAWTHLIGGGFLIIESAFRDGWRDGHATIKRYGDTQVSLFKKE; encoded by the coding sequence GTGATCGCACTATTGATCCAGGCCGGAGTGTTCAAAGGGTTACGGATCCAGACGGGGGATGTGAGACACCTCCGCCCTACAACTTCGAGAATAAGGGAGAGCATCTTCAACATGGTTCCGAACGTCTCTGAGGCGAAGGTATTGGATTTGTACGCCGGATGCGGCACGCTGGGTTTTGAAGCATTGAGCCGCGGTGCGTCCTCGGTCATGTTCGTCGATCATGACAGGCGAGCAATCGAGATAATTGAGCTTAACGGGAAGTTATTCCGTGGTCATGACGTTGAAGTTGCACGCATGGATTCCTTTGAATATCTTAGTCGTTCTGATGAGAATTTCGATCTCATCTTCGCCGATCCGCCCTATGGTGAGGTGAATCTTCCGGTCTTGAAAACGTCGGCATGGACCCACCTGATTGGTGGCGGTTTTCTCATAATTGAGTCGGCCTTCCGGGATGGGTGGCGTGACGGGCATGCGACCATCAAGCGCTACGGGGATACACAGGTCTCACTCTTCAAGAAAGAATGA
- a CDS encoding helix-hairpin-helix domain-containing protein yields the protein MAEKVAAAAENTRARHLKVDRMDTGVETGEKINLNNAPKYQLMLLPGVGPALAERILIFREDHGDFESIEELARVKGIGEKTVQGLREWVTVEGQNQKDFEEE from the coding sequence ATGGCGGAGAAAGTCGCAGCCGCTGCGGAAAACACGCGTGCCCGGCATCTCAAAGTCGACAGGATGGATACGGGTGTCGAAACAGGAGAAAAGATAAACCTGAACAACGCGCCCAAATATCAATTGATGTTGTTACCAGGTGTGGGGCCCGCCCTAGCGGAACGAATACTCATATTCAGAGAAGACCATGGTGATTTTGAATCGATTGAGGAGCTTGCCCGCGTGAAGGGCATCGGAGAAAAAACAGTCCAGGGACTTCGCGAGTGGGTGACTGTTGAGGGTCAAAATCAGAAGGATTTTGAAGAAGAGTAA
- the dnaJ gene encoding molecular chaperone DnaJ, translated as MRKDFYEILGVDRNAAESEIKRKYRKLAMRYHPDRNPGDGEAEQKFKEAAEAYSVLSDPGKRTQYDQFGHAGMEGGTGGFGGFGFADFDLSDALRTFMEGFGSFDDFFGGATRRPQRRRAGDLRITLELTLEEVALGVEKTVKLRRLEICDTCGGGGAQPGTKPSQCPNCNGTGQVRQISRSLFGQFVNVGQCPHCGGKGEIVTDPCRTCSGEGRVRRSVQVKVEVPAGVSTGNYMTQRGEGNKGPRGAENGDLIIFFEEKEHRYFTRHGVDILTQAEITISQAALGDSVEIPTLTGKARLTIPAGIQSGQVLRMKGKGIPELRGSRRGNQLVSIQVKTPTSLNSKEKALLKELASSNGSMGKTVVRRIPT; from the coding sequence ATGAGAAAAGACTTCTACGAGATTCTAGGTGTGGACAGAAACGCAGCCGAAAGCGAGATTAAGAGAAAATACCGGAAACTCGCCATGCGATATCATCCTGACAGGAACCCCGGTGACGGTGAAGCAGAGCAGAAGTTCAAGGAGGCGGCTGAAGCATATTCTGTCCTGAGTGATCCCGGAAAGCGGACGCAGTACGATCAGTTCGGTCATGCGGGAATGGAAGGAGGAACCGGGGGTTTTGGTGGTTTTGGATTCGCTGATTTCGATCTATCCGATGCTCTCCGCACGTTCATGGAAGGTTTCGGTTCATTCGATGATTTCTTTGGGGGTGCCACACGTCGGCCGCAGAGGCGCAGGGCCGGGGATCTCAGGATTACGCTGGAGCTGACCCTTGAAGAAGTCGCCCTGGGAGTAGAGAAAACGGTTAAGCTAAGACGGCTCGAGATATGCGATACCTGTGGCGGCGGTGGTGCCCAGCCCGGAACGAAACCGTCTCAGTGTCCCAACTGCAACGGAACGGGACAGGTTAGACAGATCTCCCGTTCCCTTTTCGGACAATTCGTGAATGTGGGTCAGTGTCCTCACTGTGGAGGGAAAGGCGAGATTGTCACCGACCCTTGTCGCACCTGCTCCGGCGAGGGAAGGGTCAGGCGATCGGTACAGGTTAAGGTGGAAGTTCCAGCCGGAGTCTCGACAGGGAATTATATGACACAGAGAGGTGAAGGGAACAAAGGCCCGCGAGGGGCGGAAAATGGCGACTTGATCATCTTTTTTGAGGAGAAAGAGCATCGGTACTTTACGCGTCACGGTGTCGACATCCTTACCCAGGCTGAGATTACGATTTCTCAGGCGGCATTGGGGGATTCGGTAGAAATTCCAACCCTCACGGGCAAGGCCAGGCTCACCATTCCAGCGGGTATCCAGTCCGGCCAAGTGCTGAGAATGAAGGGTAAGGGAATTCCTGAATTGAGAGGGAGCAGGAGAGGGAATCAGCTCGTTAGCATCCAGGTGAAGACGCCTACTTCTCTGAATTCGAAGGAGAAGGCTCTCCTGAAGGAGCTGGCTTCCTCCAACGGAAGCATGGGGAAAACGGTGGTGCGAAGAATCCCTACCTAA
- a CDS encoding nucleotide exchange factor GrpE, whose amino-acid sequence MAEKKKTVKTPPKASKAKPKKAARPSKVSRLENEVNRLKASLSEFEDRHLRLRAEFDNYRKRKERELARLLRYEGEEITRGFLRVVDDLERIVRSVDGGKPENVDAVIDGVNLVLEKLMKRLKELEVEPFESVGETFDPELHEAMMTQKSDSHKDHEITQEFTKGYRFKDKVIRHAKVVVNSASGDESE is encoded by the coding sequence ATGGCTGAGAAGAAAAAGACCGTCAAAACGCCGCCGAAGGCGTCGAAAGCCAAGCCCAAAAAGGCCGCCCGACCCTCCAAGGTATCCCGCCTCGAAAATGAGGTAAACCGTCTGAAGGCGTCTCTGTCGGAATTTGAGGACAGACACCTCCGTTTGAGGGCAGAATTTGACAATTACCGTAAGAGAAAGGAGAGGGAACTTGCCAGGCTTCTCAGATACGAAGGGGAGGAGATTACTCGAGGCTTCCTCAGAGTTGTGGATGATCTTGAGAGGATTGTCCGTTCCGTTGACGGAGGAAAACCTGAGAACGTGGATGCCGTCATCGACGGGGTAAACCTGGTTCTGGAGAAGCTGATGAAGCGATTGAAAGAATTGGAGGTGGAGCCATTTGAGTCCGTGGGAGAGACATTCGATCCCGAGTTGCATGAAGCGATGATGACCCAGAAGTCGGACAGCCACAAAGATCATGAGATTACCCAGGAATTCACGAAAGGATACAGGTTCAAGGACAAGGTGATTCGCCACGCAAAGGTCGTGGTGAATTCAGCATCGGGCGACGAAAGTGAATAG
- the hrcA gene encoding heat-inducible transcriptional repressor HrcA, protein MESNGRLESPTEREQAILKMVVEDYIETAIPVPSVRLKKKFRVSWSPATIRKALQTLESSGHLNHIHTSSGRVPTDHGYRFYVDELMEAAEESNLLKLQILEELSTVASSVDQLIQVTANCLAQVSNLFGFVLLSSNEKARLADLQLVPLSSGSVLLVLGFQSQQIKTVILNPSVEVKDAHVNTVASVLRERLLDLTIDNIEKTIGERLKGQLVYESDIVQILIENREEYFSPFASQNLCTSQKSFLLRHPEFSKSDRLQSIVSALDNQETLFNSLSSYADRSRTLTFIGEENSVEALRNCSVVSRRFRIGDVGGRLGVIGPTRMDYHDVHGLVKTFSSVMRQLFHG, encoded by the coding sequence ATGGAATCAAACGGCAGATTAGAGTCTCCCACGGAGAGGGAACAGGCCATCCTCAAGATGGTTGTCGAAGATTACATCGAGACGGCTATCCCGGTCCCCTCTGTGCGCCTGAAGAAAAAATTCCGGGTTTCATGGAGTCCAGCTACCATCAGAAAAGCACTGCAGACACTCGAGAGTTCCGGTCATTTGAATCATATTCACACATCCTCCGGCAGGGTGCCCACCGATCACGGGTACCGGTTTTACGTCGACGAATTGATGGAGGCCGCCGAGGAGTCTAATCTGCTAAAGCTTCAGATCCTGGAGGAATTGTCGACTGTTGCTTCGAGCGTGGACCAATTGATTCAGGTAACTGCGAATTGCCTGGCCCAGGTGAGCAATCTTTTCGGCTTCGTTCTTCTCTCCTCCAACGAAAAGGCCAGATTGGCCGATCTCCAACTGGTGCCGTTGAGTTCAGGTAGCGTCCTCCTGGTGCTCGGTTTCCAGTCGCAGCAGATAAAGACGGTTATCCTCAATCCTTCGGTTGAGGTGAAGGATGCCCACGTGAATACCGTCGCTTCAGTGCTGAGGGAACGTCTGCTGGACCTGACCATTGACAACATAGAAAAAACCATAGGTGAGCGACTCAAGGGTCAATTGGTCTACGAAAGCGACATCGTCCAGATTCTCATCGAGAATCGGGAGGAGTACTTTTCTCCATTTGCAAGTCAGAATCTCTGCACGTCTCAAAAAAGCTTTCTTCTCCGACACCCCGAGTTCAGCAAGTCCGACCGGCTGCAATCCATTGTTTCGGCACTGGATAACCAGGAGACGCTTTTCAATTCCCTCTCGAGTTACGCCGATCGCAGCAGGACACTGACATTCATAGGCGAGGAAAACTCTGTCGAAGCTCTCAGAAACTGTTCAGTGGTGTCGCGACGTTTCAGAATTGGAGATGTGGGGGGACGTCTGGGTGTTATCGGTCCCACGCGCATGGATTACCATGACGTACACGGCCTGGTGAAAACCTTTTCCAGTGTCATGCGGCAGCTCTTCCATGGCTGA
- a CDS encoding permease-like cell division protein FtsX: MTDKFLYLIAEGFRSLWRAKLSAFASITAIGVAMSLVGFGAILGESFSNLIHIARSQYKLEVFFHPLITDSEASSVVVEIGKIPGVRSATLVTKQEAAEIFERQFGENIFELLEENPLPSSCAVTLIQEGRQPLDVSPIVSRMQALGHVDEVRYQGGVISTIERYYEGFFALITGLAVIVLIGTVILISNTIRLTIYSRKDLIETLRLVGATNRFIRFPFLVEGVIEGVLGALLAGAVTYGFVRGANYFLSLFTKQRLAWDIRIVALLVCVVVVFSVAGSGRAVRKFLR, translated from the coding sequence ATGACCGATAAGTTCCTCTACCTGATTGCTGAGGGATTTCGGAGTCTTTGGAGAGCGAAACTTTCAGCATTCGCTTCCATCACGGCTATCGGGGTTGCCATGAGCCTTGTGGGTTTCGGCGCGATCCTGGGTGAGAGTTTTTCCAATCTGATTCATATTGCACGCTCGCAATACAAACTGGAAGTGTTTTTTCATCCCCTGATTACGGATTCGGAGGCATCCAGCGTGGTCGTTGAGATTGGGAAAATCCCGGGTGTGCGATCGGCCACCTTGGTTACCAAGCAGGAAGCAGCGGAAATCTTCGAAAGGCAATTTGGGGAAAACATTTTTGAGCTGCTGGAGGAAAATCCTCTTCCGTCAAGTTGTGCGGTGACGTTGATTCAAGAGGGACGCCAGCCCTTGGATGTGAGTCCCATTGTGAGCCGCATGCAGGCTCTTGGCCATGTGGACGAGGTCCGATATCAGGGGGGGGTGATCTCAACTATTGAACGATACTATGAGGGCTTTTTTGCTTTGATTACTGGTCTTGCGGTCATTGTCCTCATTGGAACAGTGATTCTCATCTCAAATACGATTAGGTTAACGATTTATTCCCGGAAGGATCTCATAGAAACGCTCAGATTGGTGGGGGCGACGAATCGGTTCATCCGATTCCCTTTTCTGGTTGAAGGGGTTATTGAGGGTGTGTTAGGTGCTCTCCTCGCGGGTGCTGTCACATACGGGTTCGTGCGGGGTGCTAACTACTTTCTCTCTTTGTTCACAAAGCAGAGGCTCGCTTGGGATATCCGGATTGTCGCTCTCCTTGTATGCGTCGTGGTCGTCTTTTCGGTTGCGGGAAGCGGGCGAGCCGTTCGAAAATTCCTCCGTTAG
- a CDS encoding ATP-binding cassette domain-containing protein: protein MIKFENVTCSFVSDPGVIDASFEVNRGEFVCIIGPTGAGKTTLLRLVYMDIFPEEGRVTVEKFSSSKIKRRHIPHLRRKVGMVFQEFELLEDRNVFENVAIPLRVIGMKTRDIRQRVNQVLEELGMEGKRNHVPSELSGGEQQIISLARAIVKEPMVVLADEPTGNLDPVSSFKIVTLLEQINKNGTAVLMASHDYNLIKDRGHRIMRIVDGYVSG, encoded by the coding sequence ATGATCAAGTTTGAGAACGTCACCTGCAGTTTTGTCAGTGATCCGGGTGTCATCGACGCAAGCTTTGAGGTAAACAGGGGGGAATTCGTTTGTATCATTGGCCCCACGGGAGCGGGAAAGACGACTCTCCTCCGGTTAGTCTACATGGACATCTTTCCCGAAGAAGGGAGAGTAACCGTGGAGAAATTCTCTTCCTCGAAAATAAAGCGGCGTCATATCCCTCACCTCAGGCGAAAAGTTGGCATGGTATTCCAGGAATTCGAGTTGTTGGAGGACAGGAACGTTTTTGAGAATGTGGCGATCCCCCTGAGGGTGATAGGGATGAAAACAAGGGACATCAGACAACGTGTTAACCAGGTGTTAGAAGAGCTGGGAATGGAGGGGAAACGTAACCATGTTCCTTCCGAACTTTCGGGTGGGGAACAACAGATCATCTCTCTTGCCCGGGCGATTGTCAAGGAGCCGATGGTTGTGTTGGCCGATGAACCCACGGGCAATCTGGATCCCGTATCCTCCTTCAAAATCGTGACACTCCTTGAACAGATCAACAAGAATGGTACTGCCGTACTCATGGCTTCGCACGATTACAATCTGATAAAAGATCGAGGCCATCGGATAATGAGAATCGTAGACGGCTATGTCAGCGGATGA
- a CDS encoding calcium/sodium antiporter codes for MLQVIILLLGGALLLYVGGEFLVRGGSRMARLLGISPMVAGLTVVAFGTSLPELVVSLVAALEGREAIAVGNVIGSNIANVGLIVGLSAIVFHVAVSGKRFLRDMNIMLGVTVLFGVMLLDGYVARWEGLALFVGIIAYTYYRIVAGKGDSASSGKPGTVPANLALLVFGTLGLAFGAKMFVDGASQLARTLGVAELVIGLTVVAYGTSLPELATSLVAAFRRESDISIGNIIGSNLFNMMGVIGLVSLVSPLTVDREVFTFELPIMIAFSLALYPVLVMKKRISKLYALALFLGYVTFLITLFTR; via the coding sequence ATGCTGCAGGTCATAATCCTTCTTTTGGGCGGCGCTCTCCTCCTGTACGTGGGTGGTGAGTTTCTCGTGAGGGGTGGCAGCCGGATGGCCAGGCTACTTGGGATTTCACCCATGGTCGCGGGCCTCACGGTAGTGGCGTTCGGGACATCCCTCCCCGAACTCGTGGTGAGCCTCGTGGCAGCGCTGGAGGGCCGAGAAGCCATCGCCGTGGGAAATGTCATTGGGTCGAACATTGCGAATGTTGGGCTGATTGTGGGGCTAAGTGCGATCGTGTTTCATGTAGCCGTTTCAGGCAAGAGGTTTCTAAGGGATATGAATATCATGCTCGGAGTCACCGTTCTCTTCGGGGTAATGCTCCTCGATGGCTACGTAGCAAGATGGGAGGGACTCGCCCTATTCGTCGGGATCATTGCCTACACTTACTATCGCATTGTTGCCGGGAAAGGAGATAGCGCATCCAGTGGTAAACCTGGCACCGTACCTGCCAACTTAGCTCTCCTGGTTTTCGGGACACTGGGACTGGCATTCGGAGCGAAAATGTTTGTGGACGGTGCCTCTCAGCTGGCAAGAACCCTGGGTGTTGCGGAACTCGTTATCGGACTAACTGTTGTGGCGTATGGCACATCATTACCTGAACTGGCGACATCCCTGGTTGCGGCTTTCAGGAGAGAAAGCGATATATCCATAGGAAACATAATTGGGTCAAACCTTTTCAACATGATGGGCGTGATCGGTCTTGTCTCCCTCGTCTCCCCACTCACAGTAGATCGAGAGGTTTTTACTTTTGAACTCCCCATTATGATTGCATTTTCCCTCGCGCTTTACCCTGTGCTTGTCATGAAAAAAAGAATCTCGAAATTGTATGCTCTTGCATTGTTCCTGGGATACGTTACCTTTCTCATAACCCTGTTCACGCGATAA
- the nadD gene encoding nicotinate-nucleotide adenylyltransferase, whose translation MRICLFGGTFDPPHVGHLIIGRIVKESEDFDRMIFVPAFVPPLKSRSRVSSTKERLEMLRLCLDRDKDFELSSVEINRGGISYTLETIREVKSHYRPDSSELHFLMGSDSLLDFHLWKDYEKILKECQVLVAARPGFRASQISPQILSRIRFVRAPQIEISSSQIRQRIRDGLTVRYMVLDPVWEFIKEHGLYG comes from the coding sequence GTGAGGATATGTCTTTTTGGCGGTACTTTCGATCCTCCGCATGTGGGTCACTTGATTATCGGCAGGATCGTCAAGGAATCTGAAGATTTTGACAGAATGATTTTTGTTCCCGCCTTCGTTCCGCCCCTGAAAAGCCGCTCCCGTGTATCATCGACAAAAGAAAGGCTGGAGATGCTCAGGCTCTGTCTCGACCGCGACAAGGATTTCGAGTTGTCCAGCGTGGAAATCAACAGGGGTGGTATTTCCTATACCCTGGAGACCATCAGAGAGGTGAAGTCCCACTACCGTCCTGATTCTTCCGAGCTTCATTTCCTCATGGGATCAGACTCTCTCCTTGATTTCCATCTTTGGAAAGATTACGAGAAAATACTGAAGGAATGTCAGGTTCTCGTGGCAGCCAGGCCGGGGTTCCGCGCCAGCCAGATCTCTCCGCAGATCCTATCACGCATTCGCTTTGTCAGAGCCCCCCAGATTGAAATCTCCTCCTCTCAGATTCGGCAGAGAATCCGAGATGGTCTAACCGTGCGGTATATGGTCCTTGATCCTGTCTGGGAGTTCATCAAGGAGCATGGTCTATACGGGTAG